The following DNA comes from Alienimonas californiensis.
GCCCCTCGGTCGTCTTGGGGACCACGCTGGTCACGCCCGGCGCCGGCGGGGCCGCCGACCTGTTTCCGCCGCGGTTCGCTCGGTCGCTCTCCGCACCTGCGGCGTCCTCCGCGGCGACGGCGCTGCTCTCGGCGGCGGGAGAGTTTGCCGTCGCTGCGGGGTGCGATCGGTTACAGGCCTTCGCGGATCCGGTGCGAACCGACGACGCCGCCCAATTCGCCGCCGCCCGTTTCGACCGGATTGCGGAACTTCGACTGCTCCGACGGGACTGCTCTCGGCCGCTGGGATCTTACGCAGCGCCGTGGGACTCCCTGCGGACTCTCGCCCCGGAGTCAGAGCGCCTTTTTCGGGAGACAACGCGGGAGTCCTATGCCGGCAGCCGCGACGCCCCCGACGCCCGCGGGGCGGACGCCGACGCCGACTTCGCCGCTCACCAGGCCGCCGCCGGGTTTCGGCCGGACCTGTGCCGGCTGGCGCTGCGGGACGGGGAGGCGCTGGGGCTGGTTCTGATCTCCGCGTCCGGCGAGGGCGCCGCGGCGGAGTGGGATGTGTGCTACCTCGGCGTCTCGCCGGCCCAACGGGGGCGGGGCGTGGGGCGGGCATTGCTGAGGGACCGCCTCGCCGCCGCCCGGGACGCCGGGGCCGCCGCGGTCACCTGCGTGGTCGACGCGGCGAACGAACCGGCCCACCGGCTCTACGTCGCGGCCGGGTTCGTGGAGACCGGCTCCCGCGTGCTGTTCCTGAAGCGACTTGAGCCGGAAGCGTCTGCGGGCTGGAAGGAGCCGCGATCCGGGGGCTGAGGGCGCCGGCGGGAGCGATCGGCGGGGCGGCGCCGGGTGGGGCGACCGCACGCGTGGCAGCGACGGCGCCGACGGCGGCTCCGCGGGACGCCCCATTCTGCGTTCCGCAGGGCGGCAGGAGCCGGCTGCGGTCGATGCGGGAGGTAGCTTCGCCGGGCGCGTCCATGACGGGCCGCCGTCGAGCCCCGATCCGCCTCGCATGACGCACCCCGCTTTCCCCGTCGCCGCGGCGTCCCCCGCTTCGTCCCCGCCCGCCTCGTCCGCAGCGACGCAGGGTGCGGCGCCGGATTTGGCTTCCGTCGTGCGGCACTGCGTGGGGGAGCGGTCCTGGGGCGCCTGGTTCGAGGGGAAGTCCGCCTTCGAACTGGCCGGGGTCGAGCTGACGGTCAAGGCCGGCAGCCCGTTCGTGCTCACCTATCTGCAACGGCGGTTCTCCGCCCCGCTGCGGGACGCCGCCCGCCTGCTGGGCGGCCCGGCGGGGTGCGTGGGCTACGCGGTCGACGCGGCCCTGTTGGACGACGCGCTGGTCCGCGGCGAGGCGAAGCGCTCCCGCGGGGAACCGGCGGCGGTACTGCCGTTCCGGGCCCCGCACGCCGACAAGCCAGGGGCCGAGACGCCGACGCCATCCGCCGAGGCCGCCCCGGCCGTGGGGCCGGCGACAGGGTTGCACCGGCCGCGTCGGCTGCGGGACTTCGGGTCGTTCGTCGCCGGGCCGGAGACGGAACTGGCCCTCACCGCCGCCGCCCGGTTCGCCGCGGGCGCGGCCCGGACGCTGTATCTGTACGGCCCCAGCGGGGTGGGGAAGACCCATCTGCTGGAGGGCGCCGTGCAGACGATGCGACGCCGCACCGCCGGCGGCCGCGTGCTGCTGATGACCGCCGAGGCCTTCGCGAACCTCTACACCGACGGCCTCCGCGGCCGCGGGCTACCGGCGTTTCGGCAGAAGGTGCGGGCCGCCGACGCCCTCGTCATCGACGACGTGGACTTCCTCGACGGCAAAGAGGGCTTCGCCGAGGAGTTCCTGCACACGCTGCAGGAATACGAACGGCTGGGGCGGCCGGTGGCGGTGTCGGCGGACCGGCACCCGCGGTTGCTCACGAAGACCCCCGACGAGTTGCTGACCCGGCTGGCGTCGGGCGTGGTCACGCGGCTGGCCCCGCCGGACGCCGCCACCCGCGTGGCAATCCTGCGGCGGAAGTTGGAGGGCAAGAATCTGCCCGTCACCGCCGACGCCCTGAAATGGGTCGCGGAGCGTTTCCGCGGCAGCGTGCGGGAGTTGGAGGGCGCCCTGTGCTGCCTGGAAACGTGGCGGGAGATGACCGGCAAGTCCGTCACCCTGCCGGCCGCCCGCAAGGTGTTGAGCGATCTGGAACGGGATTGCGCCCGTCAGATTCGCCTGGACGATGTGGAGCGGGCGGTGTGCGACGCCGCGGGCCTCACCCCCGAGGAACTGCGCTCGAAGAGCCGGACGAAACGGGTGACGCGACCGCGGATGGTGGCGATGCATCTGTGCCGCAAGCACACCGGCGCCGCGCTGCGGGAGATCGGCGGGCACTTCGGCGGGCGCAACCACAGCACGGTGCTGAGCGCCGACCGCAGCGTGAGCGGCTGGCTGGCCGGGTCGGACGCCGCCGCCGCGGACGCCGTCGCCCTGATTGACGCCGCCGAAGCTCGCCTGCTGGCCGGGTAACGGCTACCCCGGGAGCCGCCGCGCGCGTGCGTCGCCGCACTCGTGAGTCGCTGCGGGGTCGTCGTCCGCTGTCTTCGGCCTCGAGCGGCGACGAGTCCCGGACGGCCCCGCGGGGACAGATCTCAGCGGCCGCCACGCCGTTACGCGGGCCGTGCGGCAGCCCGTACCGGCCGCGACCGACAGAACCGGCAGGGACCGAGCCGCGACGTGCGAAAAGGGACTGTAGGGGTCCCCCCGGTCCGGCGAACCGGGCAAGCCGCAGGCATGTTTCCGAAACGCCCCCAGTCCTCGCAAACGCTCGTTTGATGGCCCTTCCTGAATGTCCCGGCTGCGTCCCCGCCGCGGGCGCCCCCCTGCGGACGGAAACCGCCGGGGCATTCTTCGCGAATCTGTTCGACGCCTCGGACTTTCCGGCCCGCTGGTACTGCGGGAGTTGGACCGAACCACTGGGCTGGCTGCACATCGTCAGCGATCTGGGGATCTGGTTCGCCTACATGGCGATTCCGCTGGGTTTGCTGGCCCTGATGTGGCGCCGCTCCTGCCAGGCGACCGGCACGCTGGGCCAGCGCTGGCGGCACGCGATTCCGTTCCCGGGGCTGATGGTGGCGTTCGCCACGTTCGTGCTGCTGTGCGGGTTCGGGCACCTGGTGGAAGCGATCATCTTCTGGCACCCGATGTACCGCTTCGCCGGCGTGTTGAAGGCCGTCACCGCGGTGGTTTCCCTCGGCACCGCCGTCGGCGTGCTCCGGGCGGCGCCGCGGCTGCTGGCGCTGCCGGACCTGGAGGAACTCAGCGTCGAACTCCGCCGCGATCGCGCCCTGATGCGGGCGGTGATCGACGCCAGTCCGCACGCGTTGTTCTGGAAGGACGAACAGGGCCGCTACCTGGGCTGTAACGCGACCTTCGCGGAGTTCACCTCCCGCAGCACGCCGGACGCGGTCATCGACCTGACCGATTTCGAACTGGGCGTGCCCCTCGAAAACGCCCATCAATCCCGCCGAGACGACCGGCTGGTCATGGCGACCGGCCAACCGATGCTGGACGTCGAGCAGACGATCCGGGACGGCGCCGGCCGGCGGGAGCTGCTGACCAGCAAGGTGCCGTTGCGGGACGGGGACGGGGCGGTCCGGGGCGTCGTGGGGGTGTTCGCCGACGTCACCGAGGATCGCCGCGCCCAGCGGGAGCGGCAGGAGTACCACGTCAAACTGGCCCAGTCCGGCGTGGAGAACCGCCGGCTGGGGCTCGTGGCGAAGGCCACGCGGCACAGCGTCATCATCGCGGACCGGCAGGGGCTGGCGGTCTGGGTCAACGACGCCTTCACCCGCCTGACGGGCTACCAGTTGGAGGACGTCCTGGGCCGCAAGCCGGGATCGGTGCTCCAGGGGCCGGACACCGATCCGGCGACGACGCGCCGCATCCGCGAGCGGCTCCGCCGCGGCGAGGGCGTCAGCGAAGAGCTCGTCAACTACTCCAAGGACGGCACGGCGTACCCCATCCGCCTGGAGATCGAGCCGGTCCGCGACGAAGCCGGGACGATCACCGACTTCGTCGCCATCCAGACCGATCTGCGAGTCCAGAAGGCCTACGAGGCGGAGCTGACCGCCGCCAAGGAGGCCGCCGAGGCCTCGAACCGGTCCAAGAGCGCCTTCCTGGCCCACATGAGCCACGAGATTCGCACCCCCCTGAACGGGATCCTCGGCTTCGCCGACCTGCTGCGGGCCGGCGACGCGGAGCCCCGGCAGGCGACGGAATACCTGGACACGATCCGCAGCAGCGGGGATCACCTGCTGGGCCTCATCAACGACATCCTCGATCTATCCAAGATCGAGGCCGGCCGCGTGGAGTTCGACATCCGCCCCTGCGATCCGCACGCGATCCTGTGCGACGTCGTCAGCCTGCTGCGGGTGCGGGCCCGGCAGAAGTGGATCGGGCTGGAACTACGCTGGACCGGCCCGGCGCCGGAGACGATTCGCACCGACGCCGGCCGCTTCCGCCAACTGGTGACGAACCTCGTCGCCAACGCGGTGAAATTCACCGAGACCGGCGCCGTCCGGGTGCTCGCGCGGGTCGTGCCCGGCCCGGAGGGGCGGCCGGCGGACTCGCTGTTGGAAGTGGCCGTGCACGACAGCGGCGAGGGCATCCCCGCGGACAAACTGGACACGATCTTCGAACCGTTCTCCCAAGCCGACGCCAGCGTCACTCGGCGCCACGGCGGCACCGGGCTGGGGCTGCCGATCGCCCGGGCCCTCGCCGAGGGGCTGGGCGGGTCGCTGACCGCGACCAGCGCGTTGGGGCAGGGCAGCGTGTTCGTCGCCCGGGTGGCGACCGGCGACCTGACCGACGTGCCGACCTACGAGGGCTCCGACGGCGATTCGATCCGCAGTCATGCCGGCCCCCCGCGGGCGACGGCCGCCCCGCCGGCGCCCGCCGCCGCCGTCCCGGGGAACCTCCGCGGCCGCCGCGTGCTGGTCGTGGAGGACGGGGAGGTGAACCGCCGCCTGATCCGCGTGGTGCTGGAGCGGGCGGGCGTCGCTTTGGACGAAGCGGCGGACGGCCGCGAGGGCGTCGACGCCGCGGTCGCCGCCGCTGCGGCGGGCAGCCCCTACGAGGTCGTCCTGATGGACATGCAGATGCCCGTGCTCGACGGCTACGGCGCCGCCCGAGAGTTGCGGGCCTGCGGGTTCGCGGTTCCCGTCATCGCCCTGACCGCCCACGCGATGGACGGCGACCGGGAGAAGTGCCTCGCCGCCGGCTGCACCGACTACCTGCCCAAGCCGATCCGGCCGGACGCGCTGCTGAGCAAGCTCTCGGCCGTGCTGACCGCCGCGGACGCCCCCCCGCCCGCGGCGCCCACCGCCCCGCCGACGTCCGATCGACTCGAACCGCATTCGTCGGGTCAACCCGCCGAGCCGGACCTCGACCCGGTCCGTTGCGAACTGGCCGAGGAAGACGACGACCTGCGGGAGCTGGCGATGGAGTTCGTCGCGGAGTTGCCCGGCCGCCTGAGCGGCGTGCGGGCGGCGCGAGCCCGCGGAGACCTCGCCGCGGTCGCCGCCGAGGTGCACACGCTCAAGGGCGCCGGCGGGACGCTGGGCTACGCCTGCCTGACGCAACCCGCCGGGGCTCTGGAGGCCGCCGCGACGGCCGCCGCCGGCTCGACCGGCAGCGCCGCGCTCGGCCGGGTGGACGCGCTGCTGGCGGAGTTGGAGAGCCTGGCGACGCGGATCGGGCGGGGGGCGAACTGAGGCGTCGCATCCGCCGGACCCGAGAGCGAAGGCGGGAGCGAAGGCGGGAGCGAAGGCTGCGACGCCGGTCGGGGCGGCGAAGGGGCGCGGCGGGGGCCGGGGCGGTTGGCAGACGGGCCGGTTTCGGCGATGGTCGCGATTACGCGGGGTCGCCCGCCTGTCCGTCGCCGCTCCGTTCGCAGTCTTTCGCCGATGTCCGTTTCCCCCGCCGGTCGCGTCCCCAAGGTCCTCGCCACCGCCGAGGCCGCCCGTGACGTGTCCGCCGACCTCCTGTTGATTCCCGTCTGGAAGCGGGCCGACCCCGGCGCCGAGCTGGCGGACCTCGATACGGCGACCGGCGGCCTGTTCGCCCGATTGCGGTCCCGCGGGGACCTCACCGGCAAGACGGGCGAGTGCCTCGTCCTGCCGGACCTGCCCCACATCGCCGCGGACCGGGCGGTTTGCATCGGGCTGGGCGAACCGGGGGCGCTGTCGCCGGCGGCGTGGGCCAAGGCGGTGCGGGTCGGCGTGCGGAAGGCGACCGGCAAACCGGACCGCTCCGTCGCCGTCGTGCTGACCAAGGAGGTCGCCGAGACCGTCGGCCTCCGCCGGGCCGTCGAGGAACTGGCCTGCTCCGCGACGATCGCCGGCATCGGCCCGGGGCTCTACAAGTCCGAGCCGGACCGCAACCCGCTGACCTCGCTCACCGCGATCCTCGCCGACACCGCCGACGTGCAGCCGGCCGAGGAGGCCCTGGAACGGGGCATCAAGCTGGGCGCCGCGGTGAACCTCGCCCGGGAACTGGTCGACCGCCCCGCCGAGGACGTGTACCCCGAGAGCGTCGCCGAACGGGCCGCCGCCTTCGCCAAAGACGTCGGACTCGGGTGCGTCGTGCTGGGCCCGGAGGAGTTGGAGTCGGAACGCTGCGGGTCGCTGCTCGCCGTGGCCCGGGGCAGTTCCCGGCCGCCGCGGGTCGTGGCTCTCTCCCACCTCAAGGGCGGCGACGGGCCGACGCTGGCGCTGGTCGGCAAGGGCGTGACGTTCGACTCCGGCGGCCTGTCCCTCAAACCCAACGAGGGGATGAAGGACATGAAATGCGACATGGCCGGGGCCGCCGCGGTGTTGGGCGCGATGGCGGCGATCGCCGGGCTCGACCTGCCGGTGAACGTGATCGGTTACGCGGGGCTGGTGGAGAACATGGTCTCCGGCAACAGCTATAAGCTCGGCGACGTGCTGCAAACCCGGCAGGGGACCACGGTCGAGGTGCTCAACACCGACGCCGAGGGCCGCCTGGTACTGGCCGACGTCCTCGACATGGCCGTGACCGGCGGCTCCTGGGCGAAGCCGGCCGACCGGCTGGTGGACCTCGCCACCCTCACCGGCGCCTGCGTGGTGGCGCTGGGCGAAGGCATCGTCGGCGGATTCCCCAACGACGACGCCTGGTGGTCCGAGGTGCACGCCGCCTTCGGGGACGCCGGCGAGGAGGTTTGGCGGATGCCGATGGCGGACTCCTTCAAGAGCCTGCTCGACAGCGACGTGGCGGACGTGAAGAACGTCGGCCCGCGTTACGGCGGGGCGGTCACGGCGGCGAAGTTCCTCGAGCGCTTCGTCGGCGACGTGCCCTGGGTCCACCTGGACATCGCCGGCCCCGCCTTCCGGGAGAAGGGCTCCTCCGACATGACCAGCGGCGCCACCGGCGTCGGCGTCCGCACCCTCGTCACGCTGGCGGAGAACTTCGGGAAGTGACCTCGTCCGCGATCCACGCGGCGAACGCCGGCAGGGCGTTCGCCGCGTCGAACCGACTGATCGCCGGCACCTCGTAGGGGTGCAGCTCCGCGAGGCGGGCGAGGGCGGCGTCGGCCCGGTCGGCGGTCGTTTTGCACAGCAGGGCCGCTTCGGACTCCTCCGTCACGGCGCCCTCCCAGCGGTACACGCTCCGCAGGCCCAGCAGCACGTTGCCGCAGGCGATCAGCCGCTCCTCGACCAACGTCCGGGCGAGGCTCGCGGCGGTTTGGGGGTCCGGCGCCGTGGCGTAGAGGAACACGATGTGAGGCATAGCGGCAGAGCGTAGGGTCCGCTCCGCGGACCGTCTTCCAAAACCTCCCGCCTTCCTTCACGGTCCGCGGGGCGGACCCTACGGTGAATGCATGAGCGACGACGCGAACGCCCCGCCCGCCAACGGTCCCCCCGCCGCTCCCCCCGCTGACGGCCCCCGCGCCGTGGTGGGCCTGGGCGAACTGCTGTGGGACGAGTTCCCGGCCGACGGGGGCGGCACGACCCGGCGCCCCGGCGGGGCGCCGGCGAACGTCGCGTTCCAGTGTCATCAACTCGGTCTGTCCGGCCGCGCGCTCAGCCGCGTCGGCGACGACGCCGACGGCCGGGACCTCGTCTCCTTCCTGGCGGAGAAGGGGCTGCCGACCGACCTGATCCAGACCGACCCGGACCTGCCCACCGGCCGCGTGAGCGTGACCCACGGCGCCGACGGCCCGGAGTACGTCATCCACCAGCCCGTCGCCTGGGACGCCCTGGAGGCGACGGACGCCGGCCGCGAGGAGATCGCCGGGGCGGCGGCGATTTGCTTCGGTTCGCTCGCCCAGCGGGACTTTCGCAGTCTGA
Coding sequences within:
- a CDS encoding DnaA/Hda family protein, translating into MTHPAFPVAAASPASSPPASSAATQGAAPDLASVVRHCVGERSWGAWFEGKSAFELAGVELTVKAGSPFVLTYLQRRFSAPLRDAARLLGGPAGCVGYAVDAALLDDALVRGEAKRSRGEPAAVLPFRAPHADKPGAETPTPSAEAAPAVGPATGLHRPRRLRDFGSFVAGPETELALTAAARFAAGAARTLYLYGPSGVGKTHLLEGAVQTMRRRTAGGRVLLMTAEAFANLYTDGLRGRGLPAFRQKVRAADALVIDDVDFLDGKEGFAEEFLHTLQEYERLGRPVAVSADRHPRLLTKTPDELLTRLASGVVTRLAPPDAATRVAILRRKLEGKNLPVTADALKWVAERFRGSVRELEGALCCLETWREMTGKSVTLPAARKVLSDLERDCARQIRLDDVERAVCDAAGLTPEELRSKSRTKRVTRPRMVAMHLCRKHTGAALREIGGHFGGRNHSTVLSADRSVSGWLAGSDAAAADAVALIDAAEARLLAG
- a CDS encoding GNAT family N-acetyltransferase, with the protein product MRDRLLPAPRVTEADAPILVRPAATRAEQVAALTLLLADTSAPDDLPADVEQVVALHAQGELSLDGLLIAADGPSVVLGTTLVTPGAGGAADLFPPRFARSLSAPAASSAATALLSAAGEFAVAAGCDRLQAFADPVRTDDAAQFAAARFDRIAELRLLRRDCSRPLGSYAAPWDSLRTLAPESERLFRETTRESYAGSRDAPDARGADADADFAAHQAAAGFRPDLCRLALRDGEALGLVLISASGEGAAAEWDVCYLGVSPAQRGRGVGRALLRDRLAAARDAGAAAVTCVVDAANEPAHRLYVAAGFVETGSRVLFLKRLEPEASAGWKEPRSGG
- a CDS encoding leucyl aminopeptidase — its product is MSVSPAGRVPKVLATAEAARDVSADLLLIPVWKRADPGAELADLDTATGGLFARLRSRGDLTGKTGECLVLPDLPHIAADRAVCIGLGEPGALSPAAWAKAVRVGVRKATGKPDRSVAVVLTKEVAETVGLRRAVEELACSATIAGIGPGLYKSEPDRNPLTSLTAILADTADVQPAEEALERGIKLGAAVNLARELVDRPAEDVYPESVAERAAAFAKDVGLGCVVLGPEELESERCGSLLAVARGSSRPPRVVALSHLKGGDGPTLALVGKGVTFDSGGLSLKPNEGMKDMKCDMAGAAAVLGAMAAIAGLDLPVNVIGYAGLVENMVSGNSYKLGDVLQTRQGTTVEVLNTDAEGRLVLADVLDMAVTGGSWAKPADRLVDLATLTGACVVALGEGIVGGFPNDDAWWSEVHAAFGDAGEEVWRMPMADSFKSLLDSDVADVKNVGPRYGGAVTAAKFLERFVGDVPWVHLDIAGPAFREKGSSDMTSGATGVGVRTLVTLAENFGK
- the cutA gene encoding divalent-cation tolerance protein CutA; this translates as MPHIVFLYATAPDPQTAASLARTLVEERLIACGNVLLGLRSVYRWEGAVTEESEAALLCKTTADRADAALARLAELHPYEVPAISRFDAANALPAFAAWIADEVTSRSSPPA
- a CDS encoding PAS domain-containing sensor histidine kinase, translating into MALPECPGCVPAAGAPLRTETAGAFFANLFDASDFPARWYCGSWTEPLGWLHIVSDLGIWFAYMAIPLGLLALMWRRSCQATGTLGQRWRHAIPFPGLMVAFATFVLLCGFGHLVEAIIFWHPMYRFAGVLKAVTAVVSLGTAVGVLRAAPRLLALPDLEELSVELRRDRALMRAVIDASPHALFWKDEQGRYLGCNATFAEFTSRSTPDAVIDLTDFELGVPLENAHQSRRDDRLVMATGQPMLDVEQTIRDGAGRRELLTSKVPLRDGDGAVRGVVGVFADVTEDRRAQRERQEYHVKLAQSGVENRRLGLVAKATRHSVIIADRQGLAVWVNDAFTRLTGYQLEDVLGRKPGSVLQGPDTDPATTRRIRERLRRGEGVSEELVNYSKDGTAYPIRLEIEPVRDEAGTITDFVAIQTDLRVQKAYEAELTAAKEAAEASNRSKSAFLAHMSHEIRTPLNGILGFADLLRAGDAEPRQATEYLDTIRSSGDHLLGLINDILDLSKIEAGRVEFDIRPCDPHAILCDVVSLLRVRARQKWIGLELRWTGPAPETIRTDAGRFRQLVTNLVANAVKFTETGAVRVLARVVPGPEGRPADSLLEVAVHDSGEGIPADKLDTIFEPFSQADASVTRRHGGTGLGLPIARALAEGLGGSLTATSALGQGSVFVARVATGDLTDVPTYEGSDGDSIRSHAGPPRATAAPPAPAAAVPGNLRGRRVLVVEDGEVNRRLIRVVLERAGVALDEAADGREGVDAAVAAAAAGSPYEVVLMDMQMPVLDGYGAARELRACGFAVPVIALTAHAMDGDREKCLAAGCTDYLPKPIRPDALLSKLSAVLTAADAPPPAAPTAPPTSDRLEPHSSGQPAEPDLDPVRCELAEEDDDLRELAMEFVAELPGRLSGVRAARARGDLAAVAAEVHTLKGAGGTLGYACLTQPAGALEAAATAAAGSTGSAALGRVDALLAELESLATRIGRGAN